In Pectinophora gossypiella chromosome 17, ilPecGoss1.1, whole genome shotgun sequence, one DNA window encodes the following:
- the LOC126374703 gene encoding uncharacterized protein LOC126374703: MYYKCCVCKSSRQDAVLHHFPCTEKRLNKWLKCLEDQVNLKDTPRIELSKLFVCQKHFERKFVTAKSHLLGKAYPSLFTEEEIVSGIPSNKNLTEIPLNQVHKEDGLGGISYEPIPRQSEGSIKMSKDNLSGNTSVQARVKISDIKEDRLGCITLEPIPGPSGGCTVNTPVQTTLQVSGSVKLRKRVISKVKDLTPMGQKIYDAYQKAKRQADYFQRAKDAAKFSKGQAFEELTKNLNPYATKIILMQTRLCTKRKKGRRFTTEEKMIALAIMKQSPKGYRFLHRIFILPSKTTLNKMIEKLSIHTGISSQVTGLIKKEVGTWNERKKLCTVIFDEMSLDTALIYNRKQDTITGFVELKEKKRQFADHALVFMLRGAVYKWQQPISFYFCQGATSGVELKIILKDIIAAVVECGLKPIAISCDQGSTFQSTLSSLRQDTRRDQLLADVPPDGTVTINDVKLSIIYDPPHLIKGIRNNFLNKNITIDGKISKWSDIVDVYKTDCEHTEARLLHNLTDQHVIPEKIKKMKVKNCVKVFSSTVSAALSYTAKFSHYADGKPVSDTLKNTAETVLFLDKLFDSVNGAATGAKAAKKPLRLAVTENSQHHDFWREAIQHLKKMKFVDGSGKEKSVPSIKNFITTLESYMRLWQILKGQGVKLLRPRFFSSDPIENFFGQVRAYNYRNNDPNCHSFQSTFKSLLITRFLQFHKDTFNCEDDPANPILNLKQLFNEKESSGPGHSVSSIEKIVEQARRERINMHSWAFTAGWVVRKLQLSCDVCKKSFTSDENDLHEWISHREFSKNKNRLCYPSEGAVRCFGAVISETNEYLENNGHNNNILQNIKSLIVSKYSFDFINCTEHRSRVLEKFIIITIRFSVMNWCNVINRILKGTDLSRLKKNLPPMQEMALKKYCKKLKNKSFNK; the protein is encoded by the exons ATGTATTACAAGTGCTGTGTTTGCAAAAGTTCGCGACAGGACGCTGTTTTGCATCATTTTCCATGCACTGAGAAAAGACTCAATAAGTGGTTAAAGTGCCTCGAAGACCAGGTTAATTTAAAAGATACACCAAGAATTGAACTTTCGAAGCTCTTTGTGTGTCAAAAGCATTTCGAACGTAAATTCGTTACTGCAAAATCCCATCTACTAGGCAAGGCGTACCCATCTCTATTCACTGAAGAAGAGATTGTTAGTGGAATACCATCCAACAAGAATCTTACTG AGATACCGTTGAATCAAGTCCATAAAGAGGATGGGTTGGGTGGCATTAGCTACGAGCCTATACCAAGACAGAGTGAAGGCTCTATAAAAATGAGCAAAGACAACTTAAGCGGAAATACATCAGTCCAAGCCAGAGTTAAAATCTCGG ATATTAAAGAAGACAGATTAGGGTGCATTACCCTAGAGCCTATACCAGGACCTAGTGGTGGATGCACTGTAAATACACCAGTCCAAACCACATTACAAGTCTCGG GATCAGTAAAACTAAGAAAGCGAGTGATTTCGAAAGTAAAAGATTTGACGCCTATGGGGCAAAAAATTTATGATGCTTACCAAAAAGCAAAAAGGCAAGCAGACTATTTTCAAAGAGCCAAAGATGCAGCAAAATTCAGTAAAGGGCAGGCTTTTGAAGAATTGACTAAAAACTTAAATCCATATGCTACAAAGATAATATTAATGCAAACAAGACTTTGCACTAAGAGAAAAAAAGGACGCCGGTTTACAACTGAAGAAAAAATGATTGCCTTAGCAATCATGAAACAAAGTCCAAAGGGTTACCGATTTTTACATCGTATATTTATTTTGCCTTCAAAaacaacattaaataaaatgattgaaaaGCTTTCGATTCATACGGGAATTAGTTCGCAAGTCACTGGGTTAATCAAGAAGGAG GTTGGGACATGGAATGAACGCAAGAAGTTGTGTACAGTCATTTTCGATGAAATGTCATTAGACACAGCCCTTATTTACAACAGAAAACAGGATACCATCACAGGCTTTGTAGAGCTGAAAGAAAAAAAGCGCCAATTTGCTGACCACGCACTAGTGTTTATGTTGCGTGGAGCAGTCTACAAGTGGCAGCAACCAATATCTTTCTACTTTTGCCAAGGCGCCACCTCGGGGGTAGAGctgaaaattattttgaaagacATAATTGCTGCAGTTGTGGAATGCGGATTAAAGCCGATAGCAATATCATGTGACCAAGGCTCTACATTCCAGTCTACATTATCTTCTTTAAGGCAGGATACTAGGCGGGATCAGCTTTTGGCAGATGTACCTCCAG ATGGCACAGTCACAATCAATGATGTCAAGCTGAGCATCATTTATGACCCTCCACACCTGATAAAGGGCATAAGAAATAATTTTCTGAATAAAAATATCACCATTGATGGCAAAATATCAAAGTGGAGTGATATTGTAGATGTATACAAAACTGACTGTGAACACACCGAAGCCAGGCTGCTCCACAATTTGACGGACCAACATGTAATTccagaaaaaataaagaaaatgaag GTCAAAAACTGTGTAAAGGTGTTCAGCAGTACAGTATCTGCGGCCCTGTCCTATACTGCaaaatttt CTCACTACGCTGATGGCAAGCCAGTAAGTGACACATTGAAAAATACGGCAGAAACTGTGTTGTTTTTGGATAAATTATTTGACAGCGTCAATGGAGCTGCCACTGGTGCCAAAGCAGCGAAAAAGCCACTGCGGTTAGCTGTTACTGAAAACTCTCAGCACCACGATTTTTGGCGAGAAGCCATTCAACATTTAAAGAAAATGAAATTTGTGGATGGAAGTGGTAAGGAAAAATCAGTGCCTTCTATAAAAAACTTTATAACCACATTAGAGTCCTACATGAGACTGTGGCAGATTTTAAAAGGTCAGGGTGTAAAACTTCTGAGGCCAAGATTTTTTAGTTCTGATCCTATTGAAAACTTCTTTGGCCAGGTAAGGGCCTataattatagaaataatgACCCTAACTGCCACAGTTTCCAAAGCACATTCAAATCATTATTGATTACCAGGTTTCTACAATTCCACAAAGATACATTTAATTGTGAAGATGACCCGGCAAAcccaatattaaatttaaaacaattattcaACGAAAAAGAAAGTAGCGGTCCGGGTCATTCGGTTTCAAGCATAGAAAAAATAGTGGAGCAGGCCCGTAGAGAACGTATTAATATGCACTCTTGGGCCTTCACTGCAGGATGGGTAGTGCGGAAATTGCAATTGTCATGTGATGTCTGCAAAAAATCCTTTACAAGTGACGAAAATGACCTACATGAATGGATCAGTCACAGAGAATTCTCTAAAAACAAAAACCGTTTATGCTACCCATCTGAAGGTGCTGTAAGGTGTTTCGGTGCAGTTATCTCTGAAACAAATGAATACTTGGAAAACAATGGTCATAAcaacaatattttacaaaatatcaaATCATTAATAGTATCCAAGTATTCATTTGATTTTATTAACTGTACCGAACACAGATCAAGGGTGCTtgaaaaatttataattattaccatCAGGTTCTCAGTAATGAATTGGTGCAATGTAATAAATCGTATATTAAAAGGCACTGATTTATCTcgactaaaaaaaaatttaccGCCCATGCAAGAAATGgcacttaaaaaatattgtaaaaaattgaaaaataaatcatttaataaataa
- the LOC126374721 gene encoding enhancer of mRNA-decapping protein 3 translates to MANWVGYAVSVNCGEPLGCYQGTILNADGTTITLTKAFRNGFPYPKSQVTLNAADIKELKIIEARAEPAEQTHSTVAVAKSNKKAARATVCENLQANPSSSGNQAGGSGGGGGGGGGGRAARSKPIDIQPSRSGKSNNHAGSYGQSGSTPKGRGGGADKQRRRNEACFGDAADPALDRDFDFEGNLALFDKRALWEQINNQKPDLAHGKFRHDENVLGGGGGGGGPRRAIVVPDELRGPLDYVSDDGCVVPAAAAGARRRLWAALARAGQAHTARVLLARAGADVCVRLVGGGRRLEPRNAHQAPAAAVLAGHHDAGAAGLLAARLLASHGARVAVYVHPPLAGASAAVAQEVAALALADVAVCGRLALLPRADLLLLALHDPALDEPAAHYAAVAEWARAARAGAVALEPAPGWDVPCRASVFALLPGAGAALGRVFLADVAPPLRVFQELRVHYRPPFGAHSLLALHPADD, encoded by the exons ATGGCGAACTGGGTAGGTTACGCGGTGTCCGTGAACTGCGGCGAGCCGCTGGGCTGCTACCAGGGCACCATCCTGAACGCTGACGGCACCACCATCACCCTGACTAAAGCTTTCCGTAATGGATTCCCTTACCCTAAGTCACAAGTCACTTTAAA TGCGGCAGATATAAAGGAGCTGAAGATCATTGAGGCGCGCGCGGAGCCGGCAGAGCAGACGCACAGCACGGTGGCCGTGGCCAAGTCCAACAAGAAGGCGGCGCGGGCCACAGTCTGTGAGAACCTGCAGGCCAACCCCTCCAGCTCCG GCAATCAGGCTGGAGGCAGCGGGGGTGGCGgtggcgggggcgggggcggccgGGCGGCGCGCAGCAAGCCCATCGACATCCAGCCGTCACGCAGCGGCAAGAGCAACAACCATGCAG GCAGCTACGGGCAGTCGGGGTCGACGCCGAAGggtcgcggcggcggcgcggacaAGCAGCGGCGCCGCAACGAGGCGTGCTTCGGCGACGCGGCAGACCCCGCGCTCGACCGCGACTTCGACTTCGAGGGCAACCTCGCGCTCTTCGACAAGCGCGCGCTCTGGGAGCAGATCAACAATCAGAAGCCGGACCTC GCGCACGGCAAGTTCCGGCACGACGAGAACGtgctcggcggcggcggcggcggcggcgggccgcGGCGCGCCATCGTGGTGCCGGACGAGCTGCGCGGCCCGCTCGACTACGTGAGCGACGACGGCTGCGTggtgccggcggcggcggcgggcgcgcggcgCCGGCTGTGGGCGGCGCTGGCGCGCGCGGGGCAGGCGCACACGGCGCGGGTGCTGCTGGCGCGCGCCGGCGCCGACGTGTGCGTGCGGCTGgtgggcggcgggcggcgcctgGAGCCGCGCAACGCGCACCaggcgcccgccgccgccgtgcTGGCCGGCCACCACGACGCGGGCGCCGCCGGCCTGCTGGCCGCGCGCCTGCTGGCGTCGCACGGCGCGCGCGTGGCCGTGTACGTGCACCCGCCGCTGGCGGGCGCGTCGGCCGCCGTGGCGCAGGAGGTGGCGGCGCTGGCGTTGGCCGACGTGGCCGTGTGCGGCCGCCTGGCGCTGCTGCCGCGGGCCGACCTGCTGCTGCTGGCGCTGCACGACCCGGCGCTGGACGAGCCGGCGGCGCACTACGCGGCCGTGGCGGAgtgggcgcgggcggcgcgggccggCGCCGTGGCGCTGGAGCCGGCGCCGGGCTGGGACGTGCCGTGCCGCGCCAGCGTGTTCGCGCTGCTGccgggcgcgggcgccgcgctGGGCCGCGTGTTCCTGGCCGACGTGGCGCCGCCGCTGCGCGTGTTCCAGGAGCTGCGCGTGCACTACCGCCCGCCCTTCGGCGCGCACTCGCTGCTGGCGCTGCACCCCGCCGACGACTGA
- the LOC126374729 gene encoding tafazzin, with protein sequence MGYDIGWIIPRLRSTGRLWWCASSITVAVVGLFSKLIVELLNKTTVYNREALARAVRRPPGVPLLTVSNHHSCFDDPGLWGVLDMGVLVRGSRMRWSLAAHDICFTRALHSCFFALGKCVPVRRGAGVYQPAMDFCVERLSRGDWVHIFPEGRVNVDKEHIRFKWGVGRLVADCGPPPLVLPVWHEGMDRILPNREPYLLKFRKRVFMNVGEPIQLDTLLHRLRASNASEEETRKAITDRIQDELLRLRERTHALIRRAVGAHADGLLDARTDILVRPAPDPAPDPAPERLPNGRDKEKDL encoded by the exons ATGGGCTACGACATCGGATGGATCATCCCGCGGCTGCGCAGCACGGGCCGGCTGTGGTGGTGCGCCAGCTCCATCACCGTCGCCGTCGTCGGCCTCTTCAGCAAGCTCATCGTAG AGCTGCTGAACAAGACGACGGTGTACAACCGCGAGGCGCTGGCGCGGGCCGTGCGCCGCCCGCCCGGCGTGCCGCTGCTCACCGTCTCCAACCACCACTCCTGCTTCGACGACCCCGGCCTCTGGG GCGTGCTGGACATGGGCGTGCTGGTGCGCGGCTCGCGCATGCGCTGGTCGCTGGCGGCGCACGACATCTGCTTCACGCGGGCGCTGCACAGCTGCTTCTTCGCGCTGGGCAAGTGTGTGCCCGtgcggcgcggcgccggcgtGTACCAGCCCGCCATGGACTTCTGTGTGGAGCGCCTGTCGCGCGGGGACTGGGTGCACATCTTCCCCGAGGGGCGCGTCAACGTCGACAAGGAGCACATCCGCTTCAAATGGGGCGTCGGCCGCCTCGTGGCCGACTGCGGCCCACCTCCCCTCGTGCTGCCCGTCTGGCACGAGGGCATGGACCGCATCCTGCCCAACCGCGAGCCCTACCTGCTCAAGTTCCGCAAGCGGGTCTTCATGAACGTCGGCGAGCCCATCCAACTGGACACGCTGCTGCACCG GCTGCGCGCGTCCAACGCGAGCGAGGAGGAGACCCGCAAGGCCATCACGGACCGCATCCAGGACGAGCTGCTGCGGCTGCGCGAGCGCACGCACGCGCTCATCCGCCGCGCCGTGGGCGCGCACGCCGACGGGCTGCTGGACGCGCGCACCGACATCCTGGTGCGGCCCGCGCCCGACCCGGCGCCCGACCCCGCGCCCGAGCGCCTGCCCAACGGCCGCGACAAGGAGAAGGACTTATAA